GGGAATCTATTCTAACTCCTGGACCTCCTGGGGGGAGATAACCACTGATACGTCCGGGGGAGGGACGAAAGTCATGCTCAGGATCTTCGGCATTAATACGACATTCGATCGCATGACCCCGTAAAATAACTTGGTCTTGTGTCAACTTGAGTCTTTCCCCTTGAGCAACACGGATTTGTTCAACAACCAAATCTATCCCAGTAATCATCTCCGTGACAGGATGCTCAACTTGAATCCGGGTGTTCATTTCCATAAAGTAGAATTTGCCGGATTTATCTAAGAGAAACTCAATCGTACCTGCCCCACTGTAGTTGATAAACTGAGCAGCTTTGACGGCAGCTTGTCCCATTTTCTCTCGTAAATCTGGATCTAGAGCTGGACTGGGGGCTTCTTCTAAAAGCTTCTGGTTACGGCGTTGAATTGAGCAATCCCGTTCACCTAAGTGGATGACATTACCATAGTTATCAGCCAAGATTTGAAATTCAATATGACGGGGACGCTCAATAAATTTTTCCAGATATACTCCGGAATTGCCAAATGCAGCTCCGGCTTCGCCTTGGGCTGCTTGGAAAGACTTGACAAATTCGCTTTCAGAATGTACCAAGCGCATACCCCGTCCGCCACCGCCTGCTGTGGCTTTAATCATCACTGGGTAGCCAATTTTTCTGGCGATCGCCAAACCTTCTTCCTCCGACTCTATCAACCCATCACTACCTGGTACTGTGGGTACTCCAGCTTTTAGCATGGTCTCTTTCGCGGTGGATTTATCCCCCATCAGCCGGATAGCTTCCGCAGATGGACCAATGAAAGCAATATGATGGTCAGCACATATTTCTGCAAACCGAGCATTTTCTGCTAAAAAACCATAACCAGGGTGAATAGCGCTGGCATTCCGTATCAATGCCGCTGCAATAATGTTAGGAATGTTCAAATAACTTTTACTGCTAGCAGCTTCGCCAATGCAAACCGCTTCATCAGCAAGTTGGACATGCAGAGCATTACGGTCAACGGTGGAGTGTACCGCAACAGTCGCAATCCCCATTTCTTCACAGGCGCGGAGAATGCGAAGCGCGATTTCTCCTCGATTAGCAATTAATATTTTGTCAAACTTCATCTTTTAGCTTTTGATATCAGTCCTGTAGATTGACATTGTTCTGCCATCAAAATTGAAATTACGCAGAGCCTCATTTCAAATTCTGACTGGAGATTCCCAAAATTCCTTCCAAATATAAGGAAAGATTTCGCTGCTTGCCTCTACGGGTATTAACTAGACTAGCAGCAGCGATGTTGCCGAGTATGAGTTCATTTTCCCGACTTTGGCATAATAAGAGCGTACTGTGCGCTTCATGATGAGTAAGCGCGCTCTTGGTAGGGGAGGACAGTGCCCTTCGGGTAGCATGTGGCGTTTTCAAGCGCAGCCTGGCGACGGGCGTTCCCGGAGGGTAGAACCAATTGCCGAGCAGCTGATCGCGCGATACCTTTAATATCACTTGGAAAGTCATTACTTTTCTGTCCGTCGAGTATATCCATCTGTTGATAGTTGTGAATTCTTGTACTTAATTTTTTGTTACTTGGATATTACTGATGATAAATATTTTTGTTGTGCTATACTATATATCCAGGGAAACCTTGCGGATGTGGCGGAATTGGTATACGCGCACGCTTGAGGTGCGTGTGGCTTTGCCTTGCGAGTTCGAGTCTCGCCATCCGCATATTTTATTATTTAGTGCCAAGTTATGGGTGCCGAAGTGTCAACTTTTGTAAATGGAAGAATGACTTAGCACTCATCAGTCACACTTGATTAGCGATCAGGCTACGAATGTGAGAGTACGTCAATAAGTCTTTACTTGTGCTTTGATAGAAATAAGTGAAGTTTTGTAAAGAACCTTGACTGCTACTTTTAGGCCAACAAACAACTTAACATTACCTATTGGATGGCACCGCCTCAGTGCAACTTGGCAAGGTGGCGAAGAGGTCATTCAACAAAGTTTGCCCCACACTCAGCTAGCACCAGCTTGGCAATTGCTGCTTTTAGGTGATGGTTCTCCAACCAGACACCTACAATTACTAACGGGCGAACCGACAGAGGTAGATGTCATCGATATGTCATTAATTGGCATGGACTTAGATGGTGCACCAGAACTTATTAAAGCTGTCCCAGGACCACGGTTACGGCGACAGGTGTGGCTGCGTACCGCCTCTGGTCAACGATTGGCATATGCTACTTCATGGTGGGAAGCATCTCACGTAGATGAGTATTTGCAAAACCGTTCATTACCGATTTGGGCGAGTTTAGCTCGTCTGCGTACAGAATTGTATCGGGATGTGCAAGGGATTTACTACGGTGACTCAGAAGCTTTGGAGTCAGGTTTTGATGAAACCGGACCTTTTTGGGGTCGCCACTACTTGTTTTGGCACCACGGACAGCCTTTAACGTTAATTTACGAGGTGTTCTCGCCTTACTTGACGAAATATTTGGGATCCACGCAGCTCAGTTCAATCAATGCTGAGATTTAGTTGCAAATTTTGCTGTGTAGCAAAAACTTCTTGTTTTTTGCTACACAATCAGGATTTTCCATCCATCTGTGCTAGCTTCCCTATGCTGCTTTGTTCAACATCAAAGTCCCAGATCCTCTGGAAAGCCCAGCATGATGTTTAAGTTTTGTACAGCTGCTCCTGATGCGCCTTTGCCTAAGTTATCGAGGCGAGCAACTAAGAGCGCTTCGTGGGTTGTATCATTGGCGAAAACGAAAATTTGAACAATATTAGTGCCATTCATTGCCATCGGGTCTAGGAATTTTCCGTCTCGCAGAAGAGTGGAATCTTCAAATGGAGCGATTTGTACAAATTTTTCGCCTTGGTAGTAGTCGGCGATCGCTTGATGGATAACCTCACCAGACGGTGGATGATCCAAAGTCCACAGTGGTAAGGGTACCTGTACTAGCATCCCCTGCTCAAAATCCCCCACTGCTGGTACAAACAGCGGCGGTGATGCTAATCCTGAATACTTACGCATTTCCTTAAGGTGCTTGTGCCCAAACTGTGTACTGTAGATACCATAGGGATAGAGCGATGGTGCTCCAGCTTGCTGATCGTGGAAAGCATGATAATCTTTGATAAGATTCTTTCCGCCACCAGAGTATCCTGATACCGCATTAATGGTAATGGGAAAGTGACTCGGGAGGAGTCCCTTGTCTATCAACGGACGGATACAAGCTAAAAATCCTGTAGGGTAACAGCCTGGAACACTAACAAACTGGGCGCTGGCAATTTTCTCTCTTTGTCCCGAACTCAGTTCAGGAAACCCATAAACCCAACCCTCAGCCGTTCGATGGGCAGTACTAGCATCGAGAATTTTAACCTTATCACTGCGGACATTGCTAACAGCTTCGCGGGCTGCATCATCCGGTAGACAAAGAATGGCAACATCGACAGCATTGATCAGTTTCGCTCGCTCAGCTGAATCCCTGCGTCGAGATGCTTCAATATTAACTAACTCGATGTCGTCTCGTTGGTTGAGGCGCGAATAAATTTGTAAGCCCGTGGTTCCTGATTCCCCATCAATGAAAATCTTACGTTTAGTAATCATGTGCTCAGCATCCTGAACCGTGACAGATATTTTGTCCCACCAATACTTAACTTAATATGTTGTGGATCAACTCATCAATAAAGGAAAGGAAACCTTTTGGTTAATCTTACCAACAAGCAATTATGATGTCACAATAATCAGGATTTTTTCTGGTCAAATTGAGTACTTAGACATGGCTATTTTCCGTTTGATCAGCGTGTCCATGTTAGAGTCGATGTCCGGTATTATCCGGAGCACCTCTCCTACAGAACCGTACGTGCCCGTTTCCGTGCATACGGCTCCCAGATGTTCTTAGGGTT
This portion of the Brasilonema sennae CENA114 genome encodes:
- the accC gene encoding acetyl-CoA carboxylase biotin carboxylase subunit, which codes for MKFDKILIANRGEIALRILRACEEMGIATVAVHSTVDRNALHVQLADEAVCIGEAASSKSYLNIPNIIAAALIRNASAIHPGYGFLAENARFAEICADHHIAFIGPSAEAIRLMGDKSTAKETMLKAGVPTVPGSDGLIESEEEGLAIARKIGYPVMIKATAGGGGRGMRLVHSESEFVKSFQAAQGEAGAAFGNSGVYLEKFIERPRHIEFQILADNYGNVIHLGERDCSIQRRNQKLLEEAPSPALDPDLREKMGQAAVKAAQFINYSGAGTIEFLLDKSGKFYFMEMNTRIQVEHPVTEMITGIDLVVEQIRVAQGERLKLTQDQVILRGHAIECRINAEDPEHDFRPSPGRISGYLPPGGPGVRIDSHVYTDYQIPPYYDSLIGKLIVWGADRPTAINRMKRALRECAITGLPTTIGFHQKIMEHPQFLQGQVYTSFVQEMKTLVQ
- a CDS encoding chorismate lyase — translated: MTATFRPTNNLTLPIGWHRLSATWQGGEEVIQQSLPHTQLAPAWQLLLLGDGSPTRHLQLLTGEPTEVDVIDMSLIGMDLDGAPELIKAVPGPRLRRQVWLRTASGQRLAYATSWWEASHVDEYLQNRSLPIWASLARLRTELYRDVQGIYYGDSEALESGFDETGPFWGRHYLFWHHGQPLTLIYEVFSPYLTKYLGSTQLSSINAEI
- the argC gene encoding N-acetyl-gamma-glutamyl-phosphate reductase encodes the protein MTKRKIFIDGESGTTGLQIYSRLNQRDDIELVNIEASRRRDSAERAKLINAVDVAILCLPDDAAREAVSNVRSDKVKILDASTAHRTAEGWVYGFPELSSGQREKIASAQFVSVPGCYPTGFLACIRPLIDKGLLPSHFPITINAVSGYSGGGKNLIKDYHAFHDQQAGAPSLYPYGIYSTQFGHKHLKEMRKYSGLASPPLFVPAVGDFEQGMLVQVPLPLWTLDHPPSGEVIHQAIADYYQGEKFVQIAPFEDSTLLRDGKFLDPMAMNGTNIVQIFVFANDTTHEALLVARLDNLGKGASGAAVQNLNIMLGFPEDLGL